The sequence CGGATATGGCTCACCTCCCCGTTGCCCCAGCGCAGGTCCACCCCGCTCATCCGGGTCCGCGCGCTGAACTCCACCCACCGGGCCTGACTCAGCTCTCCCTCGGCGGGTTCGCGCAGTCCGTACGTCCGGGCGGCCAGGGCGACGACGGAGCGGCCCTCCGGGGTCTCGTCGGCCAGTGACGAGAGCTGGGCGGCGTCCGCGAGATGGAGTTCGTCGACGCCCGGCAGCGGGACGAAGGCGGCGGCCTCCCGGTTGCCGAGGGTGATGGTGCCGGTCTTGTCGAGCAGCAGGGTGTTGACGTCGCCCGCGGCCTCGACCGCACGGCCCGACATGGCCAGGACGTTGCGCTGGACGAGGCGGTCCATGCCCGCGATGCCGATGGCGGAGAGCAGGGCGCCGATGGTGGTCGGGATGAGGGTGACCAGCAGCGCGACGAGCACCGTCGTGGACTGGTCCGCACCGGCGTAGTCGGCCATCGGCTGCACGGTGACGACGACGAGGATGAAGACGATGGTGAGCGCGGCGAGCAGGATGTGCAGGGCGATCTCGTTCGGGGTCCGCTGCCGCGACGCGCCCTCGACCAGGGCGATCATCCGGTCCAGGAAGGAGTGGCCGGAGCGGGAGGTGACCCGTACGACGATGCGGTCGGACAGCACCGTCGTACCGCCCGTCACGCCGGAGCGGTCGCCGCCCGACTCGCGGATGACGGGCGCGGATTCACCGGTCACCGCCGACTCGTCGACGGCCGCGACACCGTCGACCACATCGCCGTCGGCCGGGATCGTCTCCCCCGCCTCGACCAGCACGAAGTCGAAGGGCTGGAGATCGGTGGCGGCGACGGCCTCGGTCTCGGCGTACCGGAGGTCCGTGCCGACCCGCCAGTTGTTGCGCAGCCGCCGGGCGACGGTGGCCGTACGTGCCCTGCGCAGGGACTCGGCCTGCGCCTTGCCGCGGCCCTCGGCGACCGCTTCGGCGAGGTTGGCGAAGATCACCGTCAGCCAGAGCCAGACGCTGATGACCCAGGTGAACACGGCCGGGTGGAGCACCGCGGACACGGTGGTGAGCACGGCGCCGACGGCGACGACGAACAGCACCGGGTTCTTGACCAGCGCCCGCGGATGCAGTTTGCGCAGGGCGTCAGGAAACGACTGCACCAGCTGTTTGGGGTCGAAGAGGCCCGCCCGCGCCGCCCGCCGCCGGTTCCCGGTCCCCGGCCGCAGCCGGGCGAGCGGTCCCCGCGGAGTTCTCGGCGCGGCGGGTGGCGCGGCCTCGGGCGTCGGACGGTGCGGTGCCTGGTGAGGGGCGGGGGGGAGCATGGAGGTGATGACCTTCTCAGCGGAGCGGCAGCCTGGTGCGCGCGGCCGGTCGAGCCGGCCGGGACACGAATCCAAACACCGCCAGGGCGATGAATGCCCAGTCCAGCCCGGGTATTTGCGGCCCTCTTACGGCCGTCGCGGACCGGCGTCAAACCTGCGTCAAGAGAAGGCGGGGGAGCATCAGCGCGGCGTCAACGGGACGGCCCTCACCCCCGCCCCCCTTTCTCCGTCACCGGCCGGTCCTCACCGAGCTCGTAGAAGAGCCGGCGGGCCCGCGGTATGTCCCAGAGGATGGCGCTGCCCTTCGAGGTGTGGATGCCCACCGCGGACACCGGGACGTTGAGCCGGGTGCCGCGGCCGCCCGCGACGCCGTGCATCGCCTTGAACAGCGAGGCGAGATCCAGCAGTCCGGTGTCCTGGTCGACGACGAGGGTGCCCAGCCCGGCGTCCAGGACGGAATAGAGCGCGTACGGGTTGAGGACGGTGTCCGGCTCGCCGGCCCGGTGGGCGAGGGCGGCCAGGAACTTC is a genomic window of Streptomyces gilvosporeus containing:
- the kdpB gene encoding potassium-transporting ATPase subunit KdpB, which translates into the protein MLPPAPHQAPHRPTPEAAPPAAPRTPRGPLARLRPGTGNRRRAARAGLFDPKQLVQSFPDALRKLHPRALVKNPVLFVVAVGAVLTTVSAVLHPAVFTWVISVWLWLTVIFANLAEAVAEGRGKAQAESLRRARTATVARRLRNNWRVGTDLRYAETEAVAATDLQPFDFVLVEAGETIPADGDVVDGVAAVDESAVTGESAPVIRESGGDRSGVTGGTTVLSDRIVVRVTSRSGHSFLDRMIALVEGASRQRTPNEIALHILLAALTIVFILVVVTVQPMADYAGADQSTTVLVALLVTLIPTTIGALLSAIGIAGMDRLVQRNVLAMSGRAVEAAGDVNTLLLDKTGTITLGNREAAAFVPLPGVDELHLADAAQLSSLADETPEGRSVVALAARTYGLREPAEGELSQARWVEFSARTRMSGVDLRWGNGEVSHIRKGAAAQVIDWVQRYGGHVPAEARRFTDSIAASGGTPLLVAVHDPGGPRVLGVIHLKDVVKEGIRERFDELRRMGIRTVMITGDNPLTARAIAREAGVDDYLAEATPEDKLALITREQEGGKLVAMTGDGTNDAPALAQADVGVAMNTGTSAAKEAGNMVDLDSNPTKLIEIVEIGKQLLITRGALTTFSITNDVAKYFAIIPAMFTGAYPGLAALNIMDLHSPTSAITSAIIFNALIIVGLIPLALRGVRYIPTTAHDLLRRNLACYGLGGLVLPFLGIKLIDLVISTVPGLG